A section of the Roseomonas marmotae genome encodes:
- a CDS encoding GNAT family N-acetyltransferase yields MSEEVRIGPASQDDRADWLELWAQYCAFGGAVLPQNVTDTTWRRILAPQEPVHCLLARDASGKAVGFCNYVCHPNTWSTQTVCYLEDLFVHPEARRMGVGTRLIQELAAIGRRENWLRIYWHTKTDNHQARAAYDRIATRTDHLRYEITL; encoded by the coding sequence ATGAGCGAAGAGGTCAGGATCGGGCCGGCATCGCAGGATGACCGCGCGGATTGGCTGGAGCTATGGGCGCAGTACTGCGCCTTTGGCGGCGCCGTATTGCCGCAGAACGTCACGGACACCACCTGGCGGCGCATCCTCGCGCCGCAGGAGCCGGTCCACTGCCTGCTGGCCCGCGACGCGTCCGGCAAGGCCGTCGGCTTCTGCAACTATGTCTGCCATCCCAATACCTGGAGCACGCAGACCGTCTGCTACCTCGAGGACCTTTTCGTGCATCCCGAGGCCCGCAGGATGGGCGTCGGCACGCGGCTGATCCAGGAACTTGCCGCGATCGGCCGCCGGGAGAACTGGCTGCGGATCTACTGGCACACCAAGACCGACAATCATCAGGCCCGCGCCGCCTATGACCGGATCGCTACGCGCACCGACCATCTGCGCTACGAGATCACTCTCTAG
- a CDS encoding ROK family transcriptional regulator: protein MTLTSQPASVARQLSVRSIMETLLRQGPVSRAELARLTGLSKQTATEVVRVLESGGWIRPDGQTQGALGRSAVTYTLETRAAFVAGIDLGGTKIRLALADLAGTVVGEAVEPTDRRGGEHVITQIGALTDRVAAQADMPAGALRGATLGCPGVLEPATGAVTIAPNIPGFDRLDVLRVLEERLGCPVSVENDVNLAAKGEQWQGCCQDVRDFAFIALGTGVGMGIVANGQLLRGAGGAAGEIAYLPLGGDPFDSRGYRYGTLETALSSEALLGRYRGFGGTGAQDVRGIFDCLGEGDAAAAATMDEAARLLVQALMAVRALLDPARIVLGGSVGARVELAERVRALAARYMRSPMPIDTSALGSRAAVVGAVGMALTRLHAGLFGLSDLPHDSRLPAAPALPVPA from the coding sequence ATGACCCTGACTTCTCAGCCAGCCTCGGTCGCGCGGCAGCTTTCGGTCCGCTCCATCATGGAAACCCTGTTGCGCCAGGGCCCGGTCTCGCGCGCGGAGCTGGCGCGGCTCACCGGCCTCTCCAAGCAGACGGCAACCGAGGTAGTGCGTGTGCTGGAAAGCGGTGGCTGGATTCGTCCCGATGGCCAGACTCAGGGCGCGCTTGGCCGCAGCGCGGTGACCTATACACTGGAAACCCGCGCCGCCTTCGTGGCGGGCATCGACCTCGGCGGCACCAAGATCCGCCTGGCGCTGGCCGACCTGGCAGGTACCGTGGTGGGGGAAGCGGTGGAGCCCACCGACCGCCGGGGCGGGGAGCATGTCATCACGCAGATCGGCGCCCTGACCGACCGCGTGGCGGCGCAGGCGGACATGCCGGCGGGTGCCTTGCGTGGCGCGACCCTGGGTTGCCCCGGCGTGCTGGAGCCCGCCACGGGGGCTGTGACCATCGCACCGAACATTCCGGGCTTCGACCGTCTGGATGTCCTGCGCGTGCTGGAGGAACGGCTGGGTTGCCCGGTCAGCGTCGAGAACGACGTCAACCTCGCCGCCAAGGGTGAGCAGTGGCAGGGCTGCTGCCAGGATGTGCGGGATTTCGCCTTCATCGCCCTGGGCACGGGCGTCGGCATGGGTATTGTCGCCAATGGGCAGCTGCTGCGCGGCGCCGGCGGCGCGGCAGGGGAAATCGCCTATCTGCCGCTGGGCGGCGATCCTTTCGACAGCCGCGGCTACCGCTATGGCACACTGGAAACCGCCCTGAGCAGCGAGGCGCTGCTTGGCCGCTATCGGGGCTTCGGTGGCACGGGGGCCCAGGATGTGCGCGGCATCTTCGACTGCCTGGGCGAAGGCGATGCCGCCGCCGCCGCGACGATGGACGAGGCCGCGCGGCTGCTGGTGCAGGCACTGATGGCTGTGCGCGCGCTGCTGGACCCTGCCCGGATCGTGCTGGGCGGCAGCGTCGGCGCGCGGGTGGAACTGGCGGAGCGGGTGCGCGCCCTGGCCGCGCGCTACATGCGCTCTCCCATGCCGATCGACACCAGTGCCCTGGGCAGCCGCGCGGCGGTGGTGGGTGCCGTGGGCATGGCGCTGACGCGGCTGCATGCGGGGCTCTTCGGTCTTTCGGACCTGCCACACGATTCCCGCCTGCCGGCGGCCCCGGCCCTTCCGGTGCCCGCATGA
- a CDS encoding amidase has product MSTNPADLSATEAARRIDAGSLRPETLLEACLDRIAEREPVVRAFVHFDPALARAAASRPLAGILAGLPVGVKDVLDTADQPSQYGSPIWQGHQPRADSYAVAATRRAGGIIMGKTVTTEFATRHPGPTTNPHNPSRTPGGSSSGSAAGVAAGFFPLALGTQTGGSVLRPAAFCGVTGFKPSFGLIHRAGMKVMSESLDTIGVFGRGVGDCALYAQALTGQDLGDPQRATGAAPRLAVCIGPAGDALPAATRRLLEDVADAASRAGARVTRLELPPGVMAGFEAHPVVMNAETLQALAWERMTHPRQISAVLTQNLDWAAGVPAPALAKARAAFASARAAFKDFMAGYDAILTPAALDEAPEGIGWTGDAICNALWTALHAPCISIPAGRGAAGMPVGVQLVAPYGEDRTLLGWAGWLEGVLGR; this is encoded by the coding sequence ATGAGCACGAATCCCGCCGACCTCTCCGCCACCGAGGCCGCACGGCGTATCGACGCCGGCAGCCTCCGCCCCGAAACCCTGCTGGAAGCCTGCCTGGACCGCATCGCGGAACGGGAGCCGGTGGTGCGGGCCTTCGTGCATTTCGATCCTGCCCTGGCCCGCGCCGCCGCCTCCCGCCCCCTCGCCGGCATTCTGGCCGGCCTGCCGGTGGGGGTGAAGGATGTGCTGGATACGGCGGACCAGCCCTCGCAATACGGCTCGCCGATCTGGCAGGGGCACCAACCGCGCGCCGACTCCTATGCCGTCGCGGCCACGCGGCGGGCCGGCGGCATCATCATGGGCAAGACGGTGACGACGGAATTCGCCACCCGCCATCCCGGCCCGACCACCAACCCGCATAACCCCTCGCGCACGCCGGGCGGCTCCTCCTCCGGCTCGGCGGCGGGGGTGGCGGCGGGCTTCTTCCCGCTGGCGCTCGGCACGCAGACCGGCGGTTCCGTGCTGCGGCCGGCGGCCTTCTGCGGCGTCACCGGCTTCAAGCCCAGCTTCGGCCTGATCCACCGTGCCGGCATGAAGGTGATGAGTGAAAGCCTCGATACCATCGGTGTCTTCGGCCGCGGCGTGGGGGATTGCGCGCTCTATGCCCAGGCGCTGACGGGCCAGGACCTGGGCGACCCGCAGCGCGCCACCGGCGCCGCGCCACGCCTCGCCGTCTGCATCGGCCCCGCCGGGGATGCCCTGCCTGCCGCCACCCGCAGGTTGCTGGAGGATGTGGCGGATGCCGCCAGCCGGGCCGGGGCGCGCGTCACGCGGCTGGAACTGCCGCCCGGCGTCATGGCGGGGTTCGAGGCGCATCCCGTGGTGATGAACGCCGAGACGCTGCAGGCCCTGGCCTGGGAACGCATGACGCATCCCCGGCAGATCTCCGCCGTGCTGACCCAGAATCTGGACTGGGCGGCCGGCGTGCCCGCCCCTGCCCTGGCCAAGGCTCGCGCGGCCTTCGCCAGCGCCCGCGCCGCCTTCAAGGACTTCATGGCCGGATACGACGCCATCCTCACCCCCGCCGCGCTGGACGAGGCGCCCGAGGGGATCGGCTGGACCGGTGACGCCATCTGCAACGCGCTCTGGACCGCGCTGCACGCCCCCTGCATCAGCATTCCCGCTGGCCGGGGCGCGGCGGGAATGCCGGTGGGGGTGCAGCTTGTGGCCCCTTATGGCGAGGACCGCACCCTGCTCGGCTGGGCCGGGTGGCTGGAGGGCGTGCTGGGCCGCTAG
- a CDS encoding ABC transporter permease: MGRLLLRRLLAAIVTLLVVSVLVFALQRLLPGDPAVALAGEEQNPQVIAFLRAKYQFDQPLPVQYWAWLKAFLQGDLGISVRTQLPIGRMVLEKLPVTFELAFLSMLLAVALGIPLGVLAALRRGSLADYLVSVVGLAGLSIPSFWLGIMLILAFSVSLGLLPSGGYVPFFEDPVANLRTMVMPAVVLGTASAAILMRHTRSSMLTVLKQDFVRTARAKGLRERIVVVRHALRNGLIPVVTLGTLQFGQLLSGAVLTEQVFGIPGFGKMIVDGVFSRDYAVVQAVVMCSAAFFLLMTLLADLLYMALNPRLRA, from the coding sequence ATGGGCAGGCTTCTGCTGCGCCGGCTGCTGGCGGCGATCGTGACGCTGCTGGTGGTCTCGGTGCTGGTCTTCGCCTTGCAGCGCCTGCTGCCGGGCGACCCGGCGGTGGCCCTGGCGGGCGAGGAGCAGAACCCCCAGGTCATCGCCTTCCTCCGAGCCAAGTATCAGTTCGACCAGCCGCTGCCCGTGCAGTACTGGGCCTGGCTGAAGGCCTTCCTGCAGGGCGACCTCGGCATCTCCGTCCGCACCCAGTTGCCCATCGGGCGCATGGTGCTGGAGAAGCTGCCCGTCACCTTCGAGCTCGCCTTCCTCTCCATGCTGCTGGCCGTGGCGCTGGGCATTCCGCTGGGCGTGCTGGCGGCGCTGCGCCGGGGTTCGCTCGCGGATTACCTCGTCAGCGTCGTAGGGCTGGCGGGGCTGTCCATCCCCTCCTTCTGGCTGGGCATCATGCTGATCCTGGCCTTCTCGGTGTCCCTGGGCCTGCTGCCCTCGGGCGGATATGTGCCTTTCTTCGAGGACCCCGTCGCCAACCTCCGCACCATGGTCATGCCGGCCGTGGTGCTGGGCACCGCCTCCGCCGCCATCCTGATGCGGCATACCCGCTCCTCCATGCTGACGGTGCTGAAGCAGGATTTCGTCCGCACCGCCCGCGCCAAGGGGCTGCGGGAGCGGATCGTGGTGGTGCGCCACGCGCTGCGGAACGGGCTGATCCCGGTGGTGACGCTGGGCACGCTGCAATTCGGCCAGCTCCTCTCCGGTGCCGTGCTGACCGAGCAGGTCTTCGGCATCCCCGGCTTCGGCAAGATGATCGTCGATGGCGTCTTCTCGCGCGACTATGCCGTGGTGCAGGCGGTGGTGATGTGCTCCGCCGCCTTCTTCCTGCTGATGACGCTGCTGGCGGATCTTCTCTACATGGCCCTGAACCCGAGGCTGCGCGCATGA
- a CDS encoding Gfo/Idh/MocA family protein, whose product MMTQSVLPLLRIGFVGSGFIAHFHLQALVGVRNVAVTGVFSPRAERREAFAARAREMELGDCAAFSSLEAMLESGAVDAVWIAAPNNTRLETMRAIHAAVTSGRSGLRAVACEKPLARTLAEAREMLRLAEDAGLLHGYLENQLFSTAVLRGKDIIWRRAVPGTGRPYIARAAEEHSGPHEPWFWQGEKQGGGVLSDMMCHSVEVARFLLTAPDEPRDALKLVSANASLATVKWRRPAYAEDLKRRMGAEVDYTRRPAEDFAHGVLTLEDPDGNPVVIDATTSWAYVGAGLRITLELLGPEYALEFSSLNTGLKVFLSRAVQGSAGEDLVEKQNAEQGLMPVLEDEAGVYGYTLENHHFVEAFRRGAMPAETFHDGVAVVQMLMALYRSAELGRVVQIATEDLENYVPPVARG is encoded by the coding sequence ATGATGACGCAGAGCGTGCTTCCCCTCCTCCGCATCGGCTTCGTCGGCTCCGGCTTCATCGCCCATTTCCACCTGCAGGCGCTGGTGGGCGTACGCAATGTCGCCGTCACCGGCGTCTTCAGTCCGCGCGCCGAGCGGCGGGAGGCTTTCGCCGCCCGTGCGCGGGAGATGGAGCTGGGCGATTGCGCTGCCTTCTCCTCGCTGGAGGCCATGCTGGAATCCGGCGCGGTGGATGCGGTCTGGATCGCCGCGCCCAACAACACGCGGCTGGAAACGATGCGCGCCATCCACGCCGCCGTCACCTCCGGCCGCTCCGGCCTGCGCGCCGTGGCCTGCGAGAAGCCGCTGGCCCGCACGCTGGCCGAGGCGCGGGAGATGCTGCGGCTGGCCGAGGATGCCGGGCTGCTGCATGGCTATCTGGAAAACCAGCTTTTCTCGACCGCCGTGCTGCGCGGCAAGGACATCATCTGGCGCCGCGCCGTGCCCGGCACCGGCCGCCCCTATATCGCCCGCGCCGCCGAGGAGCATTCCGGCCCGCATGAGCCCTGGTTCTGGCAGGGCGAGAAGCAGGGCGGCGGCGTGCTCTCGGACATGATGTGCCACAGCGTGGAGGTCGCGCGCTTCCTGCTGACCGCGCCCGACGAGCCACGTGATGCGCTGAAGCTGGTCTCGGCCAATGCCAGCCTGGCCACCGTGAAGTGGCGCCGCCCCGCCTATGCCGAGGATCTGAAGCGCCGCATGGGCGCCGAGGTGGATTACACCCGCCGCCCCGCCGAGGACTTCGCCCATGGGGTGCTGACGCTGGAGGACCCTGACGGCAACCCCGTGGTGATCGACGCCACGACATCCTGGGCCTATGTCGGTGCTGGCCTGCGGATCACGCTGGAACTGCTGGGGCCGGAATACGCGCTGGAATTCTCATCGCTGAATACGGGGCTGAAGGTCTTCCTCTCCCGCGCTGTGCAAGGTTCCGCCGGCGAGGATCTGGTCGAGAAGCAGAATGCCGAGCAGGGGCTGATGCCCGTGCTGGAGGACGAGGCCGGTGTCTATGGCTACACGCTGGAGAACCACCACTTCGTCGAGGCCTTCCGCCGTGGCGCCATGCCGGCCGAAACCTTCCATGACGGCGTGGCCGTCGTGCAGATGCTGATGGCGCTCTACCGCTCGGCCGAGCTGGGCCGTGTGGTGCAGATCGCCACCGAGGATCTGGAGAACTACGTCCCGCCCGTCGCCCGGGGCTGA
- the nagB gene encoding glucosamine-6-phosphate deaminase gives MSGLPRLVVRPDAAAVARLAAGRIAARLREAPDMVLGLATGGTMLPVYDALVALHRAGQAPLQQASSFNLDEYVGLPPDHPSSYAWFMREALFRHVGMDTARAHLPDGMAPDPQAEADRYEAGIAAAGGIALQLLGLGRNGHIGFNEPGSSFASRSRVVRLAAHTRADNQRFFPAGEAVPERAITMGIATILEAREILLVVTGAAKAPTLGRALLQPPAEDCPASALQTHGAVTVLCDEAAAVALPAEMRERGMREDA, from the coding sequence ATGAGCGGCCTGCCGCGCCTGGTGGTGCGACCGGATGCGGCGGCCGTGGCGCGGCTGGCCGCCGGCCGCATCGCAGCCCGGCTGCGGGAGGCGCCGGACATGGTGCTGGGCCTGGCCACCGGCGGCACCATGCTGCCGGTCTACGACGCCCTGGTCGCGCTGCACCGCGCGGGCCAGGCGCCATTGCAGCAGGCCAGCAGCTTCAACCTTGATGAATATGTCGGCCTGCCGCCCGATCACCCATCCTCCTATGCCTGGTTCATGCGGGAAGCGTTGTTCCGCCATGTGGGGATGGATACCGCCCGCGCGCATCTGCCTGACGGGATGGCGCCCGATCCGCAGGCCGAGGCGGATCGCTACGAAGCCGGCATCGCCGCCGCGGGCGGTATCGCGCTGCAACTGCTGGGGCTGGGCCGCAACGGGCATATCGGCTTCAACGAACCCGGCTCTTCCTTCGCCTCCCGCAGCCGGGTGGTGAGGCTGGCTGCGCATACCCGTGCCGACAACCAGCGCTTCTTCCCCGCCGGGGAGGCAGTGCCGGAGCGCGCCATCACCATGGGTATCGCCACCATCCTGGAGGCGCGGGAGATCCTGCTGGTCGTCACCGGCGCCGCCAAGGCGCCAACGCTGGGCCGCGCCCTGCTGCAGCCGCCTGCGGAGGATTGCCCCGCCTCAGCCCTTCAGACGCATGGCGCGGTGACCGTGCTGTGCGACGAGGCCGCCGCCGTGGCCCTGCCGGCGGAAATGCGGGAGCGGGGGATGCGCGAGGATGCGTGA
- a CDS encoding IS630 family transposase, with amino-acid sequence MGKPAVTIRLSEAERRELESLARAHKTGQAMARRARIVLAAAAGLENKAISAEVGADANTVSKWRRRFAVHRLDGLLDEPRPGTPRTIGDDAIADTIRLTLETTPPGATHWSLRSMARTVGYAPSTIHRIWRAFGLQPHRSETFKLSNDPLFVEKVRDIVGLYLAPPDRALVLCVDEKSQIQALDRTQPLLPMRPGQAERRTHDYTRHGTTSLFAALDIATGTVIGHCYPKHRSTEFRKFLDQVEKAVPQDLDVHLVMDNYATHKTKPIRDWLLKRPRWHVHFTPTGASWINQVERFFALITDKQIRRGIHRSTQALERDIRAFIEAHNVDPRPFRWTKSADDILGAIQRFCQRTQQIGGTTESGH; translated from the coding sequence ATGGGCAAACCGGCGGTGACGATTAGGCTGAGTGAGGCCGAACGTCGGGAACTGGAATCCCTGGCTCGGGCTCACAAGACCGGACAGGCGATGGCGCGCCGGGCCCGCATTGTGTTGGCCGCCGCCGCGGGTCTGGAGAACAAGGCGATCAGCGCTGAGGTCGGCGCGGACGCCAACACGGTTTCAAAGTGGCGTCGGCGCTTCGCCGTGCATCGCCTGGACGGGTTGCTCGATGAGCCCAGACCAGGCACGCCGCGCACGATCGGCGATGACGCGATCGCCGATACCATCCGGCTGACGCTGGAAACAACGCCGCCAGGTGCGACGCATTGGTCGCTGCGCTCCATGGCCCGGACCGTCGGGTATGCGCCATCGACCATCCACCGCATCTGGCGGGCCTTCGGGCTGCAGCCGCACCGGAGCGAGACCTTCAAGCTCTCCAATGACCCGCTCTTTGTCGAGAAGGTGCGCGACATCGTCGGGCTCTACCTGGCACCGCCGGACCGCGCGCTGGTGCTGTGCGTGGATGAGAAGTCCCAGATCCAGGCGCTCGACCGCACCCAGCCCCTGCTGCCGATGCGTCCCGGCCAGGCGGAGCGGCGCACGCACGACTATACCCGCCACGGCACTACCTCGCTGTTCGCAGCGCTCGACATCGCGACCGGGACAGTGATCGGCCACTGCTACCCTAAGCACCGCTCCACCGAGTTCCGGAAGTTCCTGGATCAGGTGGAGAAAGCCGTGCCCCAGGATCTCGACGTCCATCTCGTGATGGACAACTACGCCACCCACAAGACCAAGCCGATCCGCGACTGGCTGCTCAAGCGCCCGCGCTGGCATGTCCATTTCACGCCCACCGGCGCCTCCTGGATCAACCAGGTCGAACGCTTCTTCGCCCTCATCACCGACAAGCAGATCCGGCGCGGCATCCATCGTTCCACCCAGGCGCTCGAGCGCGACATCCGTGCCTTCATCGAAGCCCATAACGTCGATCCCAGACCGTTCCGCTGGACCAAGTCCGCCGACGACATCCTCGGTGCCATACAGCGCTTCTGCCAGCGCACCCAGCAGATCGGAGGAACTACAGAATCAGGACACTAG
- a CDS encoding ABC transporter substrate-binding protein, with translation MQQRRSLALMAGLAITALVAQAPGPAAAQGSTLRVGIQDDPDALDPATSGTYAGRFVFAALCDKLVDIGPDLSIVPQLAQSWEVAPDGRGITFTLRQGVTFHDGTPFDAEAVKFNIERMQTMPDSRRKAELSPVSGVEVIAPDKVRLVLKAPFAPLLSVLSDRAGMMVSPAAAAKPDFAANPVCAGPYRFAERRARDIIRLTKYQGHYDAARHGYDAVTYAFIPDTTVRLSRLRAGDLDVAERLAPTDLKTVREDRNLGLHTASGLGVSHLMINVGGTDRASAPIVKDARLRKALELALDRNVINRVAFGGENAPDNQMLPLSDPFRSTQHPMPARDVAAAKALLAQAGVTTVPVELTFENAPTDARVAQIIQSMAKEAGFDIKLVPLETTTAIQRYLAGNFEAYIGNWSGRGDPDGTLYAFFSCEGGQNVNKYCNRALQGVLDQARAETDTAKRKALYEQASGMYLADLPSIPLYHPNWFVGARANVTGITVYPDGLLRLTGVAPAR, from the coding sequence ATGCAGCAGCGACGCTCTCTGGCACTTATGGCCGGGCTGGCCATCACCGCGCTTGTCGCGCAGGCGCCGGGTCCCGCCGCCGCGCAGGGCAGCACGCTGCGCGTCGGCATCCAGGATGACCCGGATGCACTCGACCCCGCCACCAGCGGCACCTATGCCGGCCGCTTTGTCTTCGCCGCGCTCTGCGACAAGCTCGTGGATATCGGTCCCGACCTGAGCATCGTGCCGCAGCTGGCGCAAAGCTGGGAGGTGGCGCCCGACGGTCGTGGCATCACCTTCACCCTGCGCCAGGGCGTCACCTTCCATGACGGCACGCCCTTCGATGCCGAGGCAGTGAAGTTCAACATCGAGCGCATGCAGACCATGCCGGACAGCCGCCGCAAGGCGGAGTTGTCGCCGGTCTCGGGTGTGGAGGTGATCGCGCCGGACAAGGTGCGGCTGGTGCTGAAGGCGCCATTCGCCCCGCTGCTCTCCGTGCTCAGCGACCGCGCGGGCATGATGGTCTCCCCCGCCGCCGCCGCGAAACCGGATTTCGCGGCCAACCCCGTCTGCGCCGGCCCCTACCGCTTCGCCGAGCGCCGGGCGCGCGACATCATCCGCCTGACCAAGTACCAGGGCCATTATGACGCCGCCCGGCATGGCTACGACGCCGTCACCTATGCCTTCATCCCCGACACCACCGTCCGCCTCTCCCGCCTCCGCGCCGGCGACCTGGATGTGGCGGAGCGCCTGGCGCCGACCGACCTGAAGACGGTTCGGGAGGACAGGAACCTCGGGCTGCACACCGCTTCCGGCCTCGGCGTCTCGCATCTCATGATCAATGTCGGCGGCACCGACCGCGCCAGTGCGCCCATCGTCAAGGACGCCCGGCTGCGGAAGGCGCTGGAACTGGCGCTGGACCGCAACGTCATCAACCGCGTGGCCTTTGGCGGAGAAAACGCGCCCGATAACCAGATGCTGCCGCTGAGCGACCCCTTCCGCTCCACGCAGCACCCCATGCCCGCGCGGGACGTGGCGGCGGCCAAGGCGCTGCTGGCGCAGGCGGGCGTGACGACGGTGCCGGTGGAACTGACCTTCGAGAATGCGCCGACCGATGCGCGCGTCGCGCAGATCATCCAGTCCATGGCCAAGGAAGCCGGCTTCGACATCAAGCTGGTGCCGCTGGAGACCACCACGGCCATCCAGCGCTACCTCGCCGGCAACTTCGAGGCCTATATCGGCAACTGGAGCGGCCGCGGAGACCCGGATGGCACGCTTTACGCCTTCTTCTCCTGCGAGGGCGGGCAGAACGTGAACAAATACTGCAACCGTGCGCTCCAGGGCGTGCTGGACCAGGCGCGGGCGGAGACGGACACCGCGAAGCGCAAGGCGCTCTATGAGCAGGCAAGCGGCATGTATCTGGCTGACCTGCCGAGCATCCCGCTCTATCACCCCAACTGGTTCGTCGGCGCGCGGGCGAATGTCACGGGCATCACCGTCTATCCGGACGGGCTGCTGCGCCTGACCGGCGTCGCCCCGGCGCGCTGA
- a CDS encoding ABC transporter permease: MSDIASLEEAAPPPPRTGWRRLLREPAAIGGGLIVLAFVLLALLAPLIAPYDPNASDWMAVREAPSAAHLFGTDDLGRDVLSRVIYGARASLAAGLISVVIALLLGVPLGVLAGYFGGFTDMAISQVTDALLACPFLVLAIALAAFLGASLENAMIAIGISAMPIFIRLARGQTLSVRAEDYVSASISQGLGHGSILVFHILPNILPPIIVQATLTTAIAVLAEASLAFLGLGQPPPDPSWGSMLDSARQFLVDAPWMAVWPGLAIVVVVIGFNLLGDALNDLLNPRD; the protein is encoded by the coding sequence ATGAGCGATATCGCGAGCCTGGAAGAAGCGGCGCCACCCCCGCCGCGCACCGGCTGGCGGCGCCTGCTGCGGGAGCCCGCGGCCATCGGCGGCGGGCTGATCGTGCTGGCCTTCGTGCTGCTGGCCCTGCTGGCGCCGCTGATCGCGCCCTACGACCCCAACGCCTCGGACTGGATGGCGGTGCGGGAGGCACCCAGCGCCGCGCATCTCTTCGGCACCGACGACCTCGGGCGCGACGTGCTCTCCCGCGTCATCTACGGCGCGCGGGCCTCGCTGGCGGCGGGGCTGATCTCGGTCGTCATCGCGCTGCTGCTGGGGGTGCCGCTGGGCGTGCTGGCCGGCTATTTCGGCGGCTTCACGGATATGGCCATCTCCCAGGTCACGGATGCGCTGCTGGCCTGTCCCTTCCTGGTGCTGGCCATCGCGCTGGCGGCCTTCCTCGGCGCCTCGCTGGAGAATGCCATGATCGCCATCGGCATCTCCGCCATGCCCATCTTCATCCGCCTGGCGCGCGGGCAGACGCTGTCGGTGCGCGCCGAGGACTATGTCAGCGCCTCCATCTCCCAGGGCCTGGGCCATGGCAGCATCCTGGTCTTCCACATCCTGCCGAACATCCTGCCGCCCATCATCGTCCAGGCGACGCTGACCACCGCCATTGCTGTGCTCGCCGAGGCCAGCCTGGCCTTCCTCGGCCTGGGCCAGCCACCGCCCGACCCCTCCTGGGGCTCCATGCTGGATTCGGCGCGGCAGTTCCTGGTGGACGCGCCCTGGATGGCCGTCTGGCCCGGCCTCGCCATCGTGGTGGTGGTGATCGGCTTCAACCTGCTGGGTGATGCGCTGAACGATCTTCTGAACCCCCGCGACTGA